The Streptomyces nitrosporeus genome includes a window with the following:
- a CDS encoding hydantoinase B/oxoprolinase family protein, with translation MTGRWEFWIDRGGTFTDVVGRDPDGRLVTRKLLSHDPGRHRDAAVEGIRLLLGLGPDDPVPAHRVAGVRMGTTVATNALLERRGEPTVLVITEGFRDALRIAYQNRPRLFDRRIVLPEAVYDRVIEVPERVDAHGRTVRPLDRGTLVRRLGEARAAGFRSAAVVLMHGYRHPAHENAVAEAAREAGFTQVSCSHEVSPLIRLVPRGDTTVVDAYLSPVLRRYVDEVAAELGGIRLMFMQSNGGLREAAHFRGKDAVLSGPAGGVVGMARTSGQAGHDRVIGFDMGGTSTDVSHYAGEFERELGTQVAGVRMSAPMMSIHTVAAGGGSVLHFDGRRYRVGPGSAGADPGPACYRRGGPLTVTDANVMLGRIDPAHFPAVFGPRGDRRLDPDVVHERFEALAAEVARATGRRQDPAGVAAGFLEIAVQNMANAIKKISVQRGRDVTRYALASFGGAGGQHACAVADALGIGTVLVPPLAGVLSAYGIGLADVTAMREQSVETTLDEAARTRVEETAERLAERTRAELRADHVPDSAVSTRARVLLRYAGTDAGLPVRLGTVAAMTEEFTTAHRARYGFTTDRPLVAGTVTVEATGRTGERGHRPPGPPPGRRGTAPAAGAVRMFTGGRWREARLHRRADLLPSGTVDGPAIIAEDDSTTVVDPGWRATAERSGHLVLHRVRPRPERTAAGTRADPVMLEVFDSLFMSIAEQMGVRLENTAHSVNIKERLDFSCAVFDAEGGLVANAPHIPVHLGSMGESVKEVLRRNGTTLRPGDVYAVNDPYHGGTHLPDVTVVTPVFDGPDDGARPPRPRFFVASRGHHAEIGGITPGSMPAFSRTADEEGVLFDNWLLVRDGRLREEETRRLLTTAAHPSRDPEANLADLRAQIAANEKGIAELRGITRQFGRDVVQAYMGHVQDNAEESVRRIVAGLRDGSCRYETDNGAFIEVAVTVDRERRQAVIDFTGTSPQQPGNFNAPRSVVTAAVLYVFRTLVTGDIPLNSGCLTPLDIRVPEGSMLAPAPPAATVAGNVETSQAVTGALYAALGIQAEGSGTMNNLTFGNDRVQYYETVASGSGAGDGFDGADAVQTHMTNSRLTDPEILEWRCPVRVESFTVREGSGGTGRWHGGSGTERRLRFLEPVTVTLLSGHRRVPPYGMAGGGPGEPGGQHIERAGTGDVVPLKGCDSADLDTGDLLVLRTPGGGGYGAA, from the coding sequence ATGACCGGGCGCTGGGAGTTCTGGATCGACCGCGGCGGCACCTTCACGGACGTCGTGGGACGGGACCCGGACGGACGCCTGGTCACCCGCAAACTGCTCTCCCACGACCCCGGCCGGCACCGCGACGCGGCCGTCGAGGGGATCCGGCTGCTGCTCGGACTCGGCCCGGACGACCCGGTTCCCGCGCACCGGGTCGCGGGCGTCAGGATGGGCACCACGGTCGCCACCAACGCCCTGCTGGAACGGCGGGGCGAACCGACCGTCCTGGTCATCACCGAAGGTTTCCGGGACGCCCTGCGGATCGCGTACCAGAACCGCCCACGCCTCTTCGACCGCCGCATCGTGCTGCCCGAGGCCGTGTACGACCGGGTGATCGAGGTACCGGAACGCGTCGACGCCCACGGCCGGACGGTACGGCCCCTCGACCGCGGCACCCTCGTCCGGCGGCTGGGCGAGGCGAGGGCGGCCGGGTTCCGCAGCGCCGCGGTCGTCCTGATGCACGGCTACCGCCACCCCGCACACGAGAACGCCGTCGCCGAGGCCGCCCGGGAAGCCGGCTTCACCCAGGTCAGCTGCTCGCACGAGGTCAGCCCGCTGATCAGACTGGTACCGCGCGGCGACACCACGGTCGTCGACGCCTACCTCTCGCCCGTCCTGCGCCGCTACGTCGACGAGGTGGCCGCCGAACTGGGCGGGATCCGCCTGATGTTCATGCAGTCCAACGGCGGCCTGCGGGAGGCGGCCCACTTCCGCGGCAAGGACGCGGTGCTCTCCGGCCCGGCCGGCGGCGTCGTCGGCATGGCCCGTACGTCCGGACAGGCCGGCCACGACCGGGTCATCGGCTTCGACATGGGCGGCACCTCCACCGACGTGTCGCACTACGCCGGTGAGTTCGAGCGGGAACTCGGCACCCAGGTGGCCGGTGTGCGGATGAGCGCCCCCATGATGAGCATCCACACCGTCGCGGCGGGCGGCGGATCGGTCCTGCACTTCGACGGCCGGCGCTACCGGGTCGGTCCCGGATCGGCGGGCGCCGACCCGGGGCCCGCCTGCTACCGGCGGGGCGGCCCGCTCACCGTCACCGACGCCAACGTCATGCTCGGCCGGATCGACCCCGCCCACTTCCCGGCCGTCTTCGGCCCCCGGGGCGACCGGCGGCTCGACCCGGACGTCGTGCACGAGCGCTTCGAGGCCCTGGCCGCCGAGGTGGCCCGGGCCACGGGACGGCGGCAGGACCCCGCCGGGGTGGCCGCCGGCTTCCTGGAGATCGCCGTACAGAACATGGCCAACGCCATCAAGAAGATCTCCGTCCAGCGCGGCCGCGACGTCACCCGTTACGCCCTGGCCAGCTTCGGCGGGGCGGGCGGGCAGCACGCCTGCGCGGTCGCCGACGCGCTCGGGATCGGCACCGTCCTGGTACCGCCGCTGGCCGGTGTCCTGTCCGCGTACGGCATCGGCCTCGCCGACGTCACGGCCATGCGGGAGCAGTCCGTCGAGACCACGCTGGACGAGGCCGCCCGTACCCGCGTGGAGGAGACCGCCGAGCGGCTGGCGGAACGCACCCGCGCCGAGCTGCGGGCCGACCACGTCCCCGACAGCGCCGTCTCCACCCGCGCGCGGGTGCTGCTGCGCTACGCGGGGACGGACGCGGGCCTGCCCGTCCGGCTCGGCACCGTCGCCGCCATGACCGAGGAGTTCACCACCGCCCACCGGGCCCGTTACGGGTTCACCACGGACAGGCCCCTCGTCGCCGGGACCGTCACGGTGGAGGCGACGGGAAGGACGGGAGAACGCGGACACCGCCCGCCGGGCCCGCCCCCAGGCCGCCGGGGGACGGCGCCCGCGGCGGGGGCCGTCCGGATGTTCACCGGGGGGAGATGGCGGGAGGCCCGCCTCCACCGGCGCGCGGACCTGCTCCCCTCCGGCACCGTGGACGGCCCCGCGATCATCGCCGAGGACGACTCCACCACCGTCGTGGACCCGGGCTGGCGGGCCACCGCGGAACGCTCCGGGCACCTGGTACTCCACCGGGTGCGACCGCGCCCGGAACGCACCGCGGCCGGCACCCGGGCCGACCCCGTCATGCTGGAGGTGTTCGACAGCCTCTTCATGTCGATCGCCGAGCAGATGGGCGTACGCCTGGAGAACACCGCGCACTCCGTCAACATCAAGGAACGGCTGGACTTCTCCTGCGCGGTCTTCGACGCGGAGGGCGGCCTCGTCGCCAACGCCCCGCACATCCCGGTGCACCTCGGATCGATGGGGGAGTCCGTCAAGGAGGTGCTGCGGCGCAACGGGACCACCCTGCGGCCGGGCGACGTCTACGCCGTCAACGACCCGTACCACGGCGGTACCCACCTGCCCGACGTCACCGTCGTCACCCCCGTGTTCGACGGGCCCGACGACGGCGCCCGGCCCCCGCGGCCGCGCTTTTTCGTCGCGTCCCGCGGCCACCACGCGGAGATCGGCGGCATCACCCCCGGATCCATGCCCGCCTTCAGCCGGACCGCCGACGAGGAGGGCGTCCTGTTCGACAACTGGCTCCTGGTCCGCGACGGGCGGCTGCGCGAGGAGGAGACCCGCCGCCTGCTCACCACCGCGGCCCACCCCTCGCGCGATCCTGAGGCCAACCTCGCCGACCTGCGCGCGCAGATCGCCGCCAACGAGAAGGGCATCGCGGAACTCCGCGGGATCACCCGGCAGTTCGGCCGGGACGTCGTCCAGGCGTACATGGGCCACGTCCAGGACAACGCCGAGGAGTCCGTGCGCCGGATCGTCGCGGGGCTGCGCGACGGCTCCTGCCGCTACGAGACGGACAACGGCGCGTTCATCGAGGTCGCGGTCACCGTGGACCGCGAACGCCGGCAGGCCGTCATCGACTTCACCGGCACCTCCCCCCAGCAGCCCGGCAACTTCAACGCCCCGCGCTCCGTCGTCACGGCCGCCGTCCTCTACGTCTTCCGGACGCTCGTCACCGGCGACATCCCGCTCAACAGCGGCTGCCTGACCCCCCTGGACATACGCGTCCCGGAGGGATCGATGCTGGCCCCCGCCCCGCCGGCGGCGACCGTCGCGGGCAACGTGGAGACCTCCCAGGCGGTCACGGGCGCCCTGTACGCCGCGCTCGGGATACAGGCCGAGGGGTCCGGCACGATGAACAACCTGACCTTCGGCAACGACCGCGTCCAGTACTACGAGACCGTCGCGAGCGGATCGGGCGCCGGGGACGGATTCGACGGCGCCGACGCCGTCCAGACCCATATGACCAACTCCCGCCTCACCGACCCCGAGATCCTGGAGTGGCGCTGCCCCGTACGGGTCGAGAGCTTCACCGTGCGCGAGGGCAGCGGCGGCACGGGACGGTGGCACGGCGGAAGCGGTACCGAACGCCGCCTCCGCTTCCTCGAACCCGTCACCGTCACCCTGCTGTCGGGGCACCGCCGCGTGCCACCGTACGGAATGGCGGGCGGCGGGCCGGGAGAGCCGGGCGGGCAGCACATCGAGCGGGCCGGCACCGGGGACGTCGTCCCGCTGAAGGGCTGCGACAGCGCGGACCTGGACACCGGGGACCTGCTGGTGCTGCGGACGCCGGGCGGGGGCGGCTACGGGGCGGCCTGA
- a CDS encoding HEAT repeat domain-containing protein gives MFDPFIAPSGTLLGLLQRGRGDGTLHALAAPRTEALAALNHCVLSDPRHDWQVENRSLYYARLYIDLDGGTEEIERHLWDAEDRLDTDESRTGLALSVLGHLASYGRDDALTLLRRYAATGTNWAWALDELALRDDDAGLRSLAGPVLARFPATPQGAAELAAAVRDAFEPRPWRLWADDPREAVGARVRAAGEQGSFDRWQRQMRPAGPRPGWSVQAVFDWAQQGLERGSVLHVPAARCLSAVAGTEDRPRIVEAARSGPDGARCAALHYLAEARDPVVLDLIEQAAADPSPTVAEAAVAAFERMCDETAVDRARRWARRPDALGVSAAGVLACRGTAQDAPLVLAALREAVRGDGPDGRSLWTLVDGAGRLGIACAAPVLRHVYRETSSSHLRGRTARALAATDPSFATGFAVECLWDCEETTRELAALHAETGDIRVAERLRRLAADPAEEAEVQTAVRSRIGPDAQTG, from the coding sequence GGCCCTCAACCACTGCGTCCTGAGCGACCCGCGCCACGACTGGCAGGTCGAGAACCGCTCCCTCTACTACGCCCGCCTGTACATCGATCTCGACGGCGGCACCGAGGAGATCGAGCGGCACCTGTGGGACGCCGAGGACCGCCTCGACACCGACGAGTCGCGCACGGGCCTCGCGCTCTCGGTCCTGGGCCACCTCGCCTCGTACGGGCGTGACGACGCCCTCACGCTGCTGCGGCGCTACGCCGCGACCGGCACCAACTGGGCCTGGGCCCTCGACGAGCTGGCGCTGCGCGACGACGACGCCGGGCTGCGCTCACTCGCCGGGCCCGTGCTCGCCCGGTTCCCCGCCACCCCGCAGGGCGCGGCCGAGCTGGCCGCCGCCGTGCGGGACGCCTTCGAGCCCCGGCCCTGGCGGCTCTGGGCCGACGACCCGCGCGAAGCGGTCGGCGCCCGGGTGCGCGCCGCCGGCGAGCAGGGCTCCTTCGACCGGTGGCAGCGGCAGATGCGGCCCGCCGGGCCCCGGCCCGGCTGGAGCGTCCAGGCGGTGTTCGACTGGGCCCAGCAGGGACTCGAACGCGGCAGCGTGCTGCATGTGCCCGCCGCCCGCTGCCTGTCGGCCGTCGCCGGCACCGAGGACCGGCCGCGGATCGTCGAGGCGGCCCGGAGCGGCCCGGACGGCGCCCGCTGCGCCGCCCTGCACTACCTGGCCGAAGCCCGGGACCCCGTCGTGCTGGACCTGATCGAACAGGCCGCCGCGGACCCGTCCCCCACCGTGGCGGAAGCCGCCGTGGCGGCCTTCGAGCGCATGTGCGACGAGACGGCGGTCGACCGTGCGCGCCGGTGGGCCCGCCGGCCGGACGCCCTCGGCGTCTCGGCGGCAGGTGTGCTGGCCTGCCGGGGCACGGCCCAGGACGCCCCGCTCGTCCTCGCGGCCCTGCGCGAGGCCGTCCGGGGCGACGGCCCCGACGGCCGGAGCCTGTGGACCCTGGTCGACGGGGCGGGCCGCCTCGGCATCGCCTGCGCCGCACCGGTGCTGCGCCACGTCTACCGCGAGACCTCCTCCTCCCATCTGCGCGGCCGGACCGCCCGCGCGCTGGCCGCGACCGACCCCTCCTTCGCCACCGGCTTCGCCGTCGAGTGCCTCTGGGACTGCGAGGAGACCACCCGGGAGCTGGCCGCGCTCCACGCCGAGACCGGCGACATCCGGGTCGCCGAACGCCTGCGCAGGCTCGCCGCCGACCCGGCCGAGGAGGCCGAGGTGCAGACCGCGGTACGCAGCCGCATCGGCCCGGACGCGCAGACCGGCTGA